One segment of Macrotis lagotis isolate mMagLag1 chromosome 1, bilby.v1.9.chrom.fasta, whole genome shotgun sequence DNA contains the following:
- the NXPE4 gene encoding NXPE family member 4 isoform X1: MRYLYLTRSCGRILNLTLWKLLFIVMFVFTALIILKTSKNFSKFWSTSNHPIVEYYLNASRKPLCPKPSISPTITDMKIKKIKKKLDQLIPHRPFSHINTTTSAVHSVAKIISPKTTYCRGDQLDILLEVRDYLGQRKEYGGDFLRARISSPDLKAGASGTVIDFNNGTYLVSFTLFWVGRISLSLLLIHPSEGVSALWRARNRGYDKVTFTGQFASDAFEVFTECGFALNTSAELCQYLDPRDQEAFYCVKPPQVSCDALTQLKSKNKEVSYLSNLEKSLFNSFSIGMEVLDSFDPINVSECMEQTKSLKENCKPGMWSPDSIGYVWNNTWNLASCNLSHFHIETQMNVCLKGKLIYILGDSTTRQWMEYFIKNIKTLKSVDLHGFGKLRRQLAVDLERNIFIQWQRHGYPLVGSNSYSAKENEYLAHVIDRIAGDKNTIIVFSLGQHFRFFPIEIFIRRAINVHNAIERLFQRSPETRVILKSENIREMNNDPERLSDFHGYIQSLLLKYIFQDLHVDVIDAWNMTIAYGTNDVHPPEYVVENQINMFLNHIC, from the exons GTCATGTGGCAGGATTTTAAACCTGACTCTTTGGAAACTACTGTTCATAGTGATGTTTGTATTTACTGCACTGATTATTTTGAAAACTTCTAAAAACTTCTCAAAG TTCTGGTCTACTTCAAACCATCCCATCGTTGAATATTATTTGAATGCTTCCAGGAAACCCTTGTGTCCTAAACCATCAATCAGTCCAACAATCACtgacatgaaaattaaaaaaatcaagaaaaagctaGACCAACTCATACCACACAGGCCATTCTCTCATATCAACACCACTACGAGTGCAGTCCACAGTGTGGCCAAAATCATCAGTCCTAAGACTACTTACTGCAGAGGGGATCAGCTTGATATTCTCCTGGAGGTGAGAGACTACTTgggacaaagaaaagaatatggaGGGGACTTCCTAAGGGCCAGGATTTCCTCTCCGGATCTGAAGGCAGGAGCTTCTGGAACAGTGATTGACTTCAACAATGGCACCTATCTTGTCAGCTTCACTTTATTCTGGGTGGGCAGAATCTCTTTGTCTCTACTTCTTATACACCCTAGTGAAGGGGTGTCTGCCCtctggagagcaaggaatagGGGCTATGATAAGGTAACTTTCACAGGCCAATTTGCTAGTGATGCATTTGAGGTCTTCACTGAATGTGGCTTTGCTCTAAACACAAGTGCTGAACTGTGCCAGTACCTGGACCCTCGAGATCAGGAAGCCTTCTACTGTGTGAAACCTCCACAAGTGTCTTGTGATGCACTGACCCAGCTGAAATCTAAGAATAAGGAAGTTTCTTATCTTAGCAACCTAGAGAAAAGCCTCTTTAACAG ctTCAGCATAGGGATGGAGGTTTTGGACAGCTTTGATCCCATCAATGTCTCAGAGTGTATGg AGCAAACAAAATCATTGAAAGAGAATTGCAAACCTGGGATGTGGTCCCCAGACTCCATTGGCTATGTCTGGAATAACACATGGAATCTGGCCTCCTGCAATTTGTCTCATTTCCATATTGAGACCCAAATGAATGTTTGTTTGAAGGGAAAGCTCATTTATATCCTGGGAGACTCCACGACCCGTCAGTGGATGGAATACTTCATAAAGAACATCAAAA CACTGAAGTCTGTTGACCTTCATGGATTTGGGAAACTCCGTCGTCAACTTGCAGTGGACTTGGAAAGGAATATCTTCATTCAGTGGCAAAGACATGGCTACCCTTTGGTTGGCTCAAATAGCTATTCAGCAAAAGAGAATGAATACCTGGCCCATGTCATTGACAGAATAGCAGGGGATAAAAATACCATTATTGTCTTTTCTCTGGGCCAGCACTTTAGGTTTTTCCCTATTGAGATCTTCATTCGAAGGGCCATCAATGTCCATAATGCCATTGAACGTCTATTCCAAAGAAGCCCAGAGACAAGGGTGATTCTCAAGAGTGAAAATATAAGGGAAATGAATAATGACCCTGAGAGACTTAGTGACTTTCATGGCTATATTCAGTCTCTACTTTTGAAATACATCTTCCAGGATCTTCATGTGGATGTCATTGATGCCTGGAATATGACCATTGCCTATGGTACTAATGATGTCCATCCACCTGAATATGTGGTTGAGAATCAGATTAACATGTTCTTAAACCATATTTGCTAG
- the NXPE4 gene encoding NXPE family member 4 isoform X4 — translation MFVFTALIILKTSKNFSKFWSTSNHPIVEYYLNASRKPLCPKPSISPTITDMKIKKIKKKLDQLIPHRPFSHINTTTSAVHSVAKIISPKTTYCRGDQLDILLEVRDYLGQRKEYGGDFLRARISSPDLKAGASGTVIDFNNGTYLVSFTLFWVGRISLSLLLIHPSEGVSALWRARNRGYDKVTFTGQFASDAFEVFTECGFALNTSAELCQYLDPRDQEAFYCVKPPQVSCDALTQLKSKNKEVSYLSNLEKSLFNSFSIGMEVLDSFDPINVSECMEQTKSLKENCKPGMWSPDSIGYVWNNTWNLASCNLSHFHIETQMNVCLKGKLIYILGDSTTRQWMEYFIKNIKTLKSVDLHGFGKLRRQLAVDLERNIFIQWQRHGYPLVGSNSYSAKENEYLAHVIDRIAGDKNTIIVFSLGQHFRFFPIEIFIRRAINVHNAIERLFQRSPETRVILKSENIREMNNDPERLSDFHGYIQSLLLKYIFQDLHVDVIDAWNMTIAYGTNDVHPPEYVVENQINMFLNHIC, via the exons ATGTTTGTATTTACTGCACTGATTATTTTGAAAACTTCTAAAAACTTCTCAAAG TTCTGGTCTACTTCAAACCATCCCATCGTTGAATATTATTTGAATGCTTCCAGGAAACCCTTGTGTCCTAAACCATCAATCAGTCCAACAATCACtgacatgaaaattaaaaaaatcaagaaaaagctaGACCAACTCATACCACACAGGCCATTCTCTCATATCAACACCACTACGAGTGCAGTCCACAGTGTGGCCAAAATCATCAGTCCTAAGACTACTTACTGCAGAGGGGATCAGCTTGATATTCTCCTGGAGGTGAGAGACTACTTgggacaaagaaaagaatatggaGGGGACTTCCTAAGGGCCAGGATTTCCTCTCCGGATCTGAAGGCAGGAGCTTCTGGAACAGTGATTGACTTCAACAATGGCACCTATCTTGTCAGCTTCACTTTATTCTGGGTGGGCAGAATCTCTTTGTCTCTACTTCTTATACACCCTAGTGAAGGGGTGTCTGCCCtctggagagcaaggaatagGGGCTATGATAAGGTAACTTTCACAGGCCAATTTGCTAGTGATGCATTTGAGGTCTTCACTGAATGTGGCTTTGCTCTAAACACAAGTGCTGAACTGTGCCAGTACCTGGACCCTCGAGATCAGGAAGCCTTCTACTGTGTGAAACCTCCACAAGTGTCTTGTGATGCACTGACCCAGCTGAAATCTAAGAATAAGGAAGTTTCTTATCTTAGCAACCTAGAGAAAAGCCTCTTTAACAG ctTCAGCATAGGGATGGAGGTTTTGGACAGCTTTGATCCCATCAATGTCTCAGAGTGTATGg AGCAAACAAAATCATTGAAAGAGAATTGCAAACCTGGGATGTGGTCCCCAGACTCCATTGGCTATGTCTGGAATAACACATGGAATCTGGCCTCCTGCAATTTGTCTCATTTCCATATTGAGACCCAAATGAATGTTTGTTTGAAGGGAAAGCTCATTTATATCCTGGGAGACTCCACGACCCGTCAGTGGATGGAATACTTCATAAAGAACATCAAAA CACTGAAGTCTGTTGACCTTCATGGATTTGGGAAACTCCGTCGTCAACTTGCAGTGGACTTGGAAAGGAATATCTTCATTCAGTGGCAAAGACATGGCTACCCTTTGGTTGGCTCAAATAGCTATTCAGCAAAAGAGAATGAATACCTGGCCCATGTCATTGACAGAATAGCAGGGGATAAAAATACCATTATTGTCTTTTCTCTGGGCCAGCACTTTAGGTTTTTCCCTATTGAGATCTTCATTCGAAGGGCCATCAATGTCCATAATGCCATTGAACGTCTATTCCAAAGAAGCCCAGAGACAAGGGTGATTCTCAAGAGTGAAAATATAAGGGAAATGAATAATGACCCTGAGAGACTTAGTGACTTTCATGGCTATATTCAGTCTCTACTTTTGAAATACATCTTCCAGGATCTTCATGTGGATGTCATTGATGCCTGGAATATGACCATTGCCTATGGTACTAATGATGTCCATCCACCTGAATATGTGGTTGAGAATCAGATTAACATGTTCTTAAACCATATTTGCTAG
- the NXPE4 gene encoding NXPE family member 4 isoform X5, producing the protein MEVLDSFDPINVSECMEQTKSLKENCKPGMWSPDSIGYVWNNTWNLASCNLSHFHIETQMNVCLKGKLIYILGDSTTRQWMEYFIKNIKTLKSVDLHGFGKLRRQLAVDLERNIFIQWQRHGYPLVGSNSYSAKENEYLAHVIDRIAGDKNTIIVFSLGQHFRFFPIEIFIRRAINVHNAIERLFQRSPETRVILKSENIREMNNDPERLSDFHGYIQSLLLKYIFQDLHVDVIDAWNMTIAYGTNDVHPPEYVVENQINMFLNHIC; encoded by the exons ATGGAGGTTTTGGACAGCTTTGATCCCATCAATGTCTCAGAGTGTATGg AGCAAACAAAATCATTGAAAGAGAATTGCAAACCTGGGATGTGGTCCCCAGACTCCATTGGCTATGTCTGGAATAACACATGGAATCTGGCCTCCTGCAATTTGTCTCATTTCCATATTGAGACCCAAATGAATGTTTGTTTGAAGGGAAAGCTCATTTATATCCTGGGAGACTCCACGACCCGTCAGTGGATGGAATACTTCATAAAGAACATCAAAA CACTGAAGTCTGTTGACCTTCATGGATTTGGGAAACTCCGTCGTCAACTTGCAGTGGACTTGGAAAGGAATATCTTCATTCAGTGGCAAAGACATGGCTACCCTTTGGTTGGCTCAAATAGCTATTCAGCAAAAGAGAATGAATACCTGGCCCATGTCATTGACAGAATAGCAGGGGATAAAAATACCATTATTGTCTTTTCTCTGGGCCAGCACTTTAGGTTTTTCCCTATTGAGATCTTCATTCGAAGGGCCATCAATGTCCATAATGCCATTGAACGTCTATTCCAAAGAAGCCCAGAGACAAGGGTGATTCTCAAGAGTGAAAATATAAGGGAAATGAATAATGACCCTGAGAGACTTAGTGACTTTCATGGCTATATTCAGTCTCTACTTTTGAAATACATCTTCCAGGATCTTCATGTGGATGTCATTGATGCCTGGAATATGACCATTGCCTATGGTACTAATGATGTCCATCCACCTGAATATGTGGTTGAGAATCAGATTAACATGTTCTTAAACCATATTTGCTAG
- the NXPE4 gene encoding NXPE family member 4 isoform X3, with translation MSCGRILNLTLWKLLFIVMFVFTALIILKTSKNFSKFWSTSNHPIVEYYLNASRKPLCPKPSISPTITDMKIKKIKKKLDQLIPHRPFSHINTTTSAVHSVAKIISPKTTYCRGDQLDILLEVRDYLGQRKEYGGDFLRARISSPDLKAGASGTVIDFNNGTYLVSFTLFWVGRISLSLLLIHPSEGVSALWRARNRGYDKVTFTGQFASDAFEVFTECGFALNTSAELCQYLDPRDQEAFYCVKPPQVSCDALTQLKSKNKEVSYLSNLEKSLFNSFSIGMEVLDSFDPINVSECMEQTKSLKENCKPGMWSPDSIGYVWNNTWNLASCNLSHFHIETQMNVCLKGKLIYILGDSTTRQWMEYFIKNIKTLKSVDLHGFGKLRRQLAVDLERNIFIQWQRHGYPLVGSNSYSAKENEYLAHVIDRIAGDKNTIIVFSLGQHFRFFPIEIFIRRAINVHNAIERLFQRSPETRVILKSENIREMNNDPERLSDFHGYIQSLLLKYIFQDLHVDVIDAWNMTIAYGTNDVHPPEYVVENQINMFLNHIC, from the exons AT GTCATGTGGCAGGATTTTAAACCTGACTCTTTGGAAACTACTGTTCATAGTGATGTTTGTATTTACTGCACTGATTATTTTGAAAACTTCTAAAAACTTCTCAAAG TTCTGGTCTACTTCAAACCATCCCATCGTTGAATATTATTTGAATGCTTCCAGGAAACCCTTGTGTCCTAAACCATCAATCAGTCCAACAATCACtgacatgaaaattaaaaaaatcaagaaaaagctaGACCAACTCATACCACACAGGCCATTCTCTCATATCAACACCACTACGAGTGCAGTCCACAGTGTGGCCAAAATCATCAGTCCTAAGACTACTTACTGCAGAGGGGATCAGCTTGATATTCTCCTGGAGGTGAGAGACTACTTgggacaaagaaaagaatatggaGGGGACTTCCTAAGGGCCAGGATTTCCTCTCCGGATCTGAAGGCAGGAGCTTCTGGAACAGTGATTGACTTCAACAATGGCACCTATCTTGTCAGCTTCACTTTATTCTGGGTGGGCAGAATCTCTTTGTCTCTACTTCTTATACACCCTAGTGAAGGGGTGTCTGCCCtctggagagcaaggaatagGGGCTATGATAAGGTAACTTTCACAGGCCAATTTGCTAGTGATGCATTTGAGGTCTTCACTGAATGTGGCTTTGCTCTAAACACAAGTGCTGAACTGTGCCAGTACCTGGACCCTCGAGATCAGGAAGCCTTCTACTGTGTGAAACCTCCACAAGTGTCTTGTGATGCACTGACCCAGCTGAAATCTAAGAATAAGGAAGTTTCTTATCTTAGCAACCTAGAGAAAAGCCTCTTTAACAG ctTCAGCATAGGGATGGAGGTTTTGGACAGCTTTGATCCCATCAATGTCTCAGAGTGTATGg AGCAAACAAAATCATTGAAAGAGAATTGCAAACCTGGGATGTGGTCCCCAGACTCCATTGGCTATGTCTGGAATAACACATGGAATCTGGCCTCCTGCAATTTGTCTCATTTCCATATTGAGACCCAAATGAATGTTTGTTTGAAGGGAAAGCTCATTTATATCCTGGGAGACTCCACGACCCGTCAGTGGATGGAATACTTCATAAAGAACATCAAAA CACTGAAGTCTGTTGACCTTCATGGATTTGGGAAACTCCGTCGTCAACTTGCAGTGGACTTGGAAAGGAATATCTTCATTCAGTGGCAAAGACATGGCTACCCTTTGGTTGGCTCAAATAGCTATTCAGCAAAAGAGAATGAATACCTGGCCCATGTCATTGACAGAATAGCAGGGGATAAAAATACCATTATTGTCTTTTCTCTGGGCCAGCACTTTAGGTTTTTCCCTATTGAGATCTTCATTCGAAGGGCCATCAATGTCCATAATGCCATTGAACGTCTATTCCAAAGAAGCCCAGAGACAAGGGTGATTCTCAAGAGTGAAAATATAAGGGAAATGAATAATGACCCTGAGAGACTTAGTGACTTTCATGGCTATATTCAGTCTCTACTTTTGAAATACATCTTCCAGGATCTTCATGTGGATGTCATTGATGCCTGGAATATGACCATTGCCTATGGTACTAATGATGTCCATCCACCTGAATATGTGGTTGAGAATCAGATTAACATGTTCTTAAACCATATTTGCTAG
- the NXPE4 gene encoding NXPE family member 4 isoform X2: MRSCGRILNLTLWKLLFIVMFVFTALIILKTSKNFSKFWSTSNHPIVEYYLNASRKPLCPKPSISPTITDMKIKKIKKKLDQLIPHRPFSHINTTTSAVHSVAKIISPKTTYCRGDQLDILLEVRDYLGQRKEYGGDFLRARISSPDLKAGASGTVIDFNNGTYLVSFTLFWVGRISLSLLLIHPSEGVSALWRARNRGYDKVTFTGQFASDAFEVFTECGFALNTSAELCQYLDPRDQEAFYCVKPPQVSCDALTQLKSKNKEVSYLSNLEKSLFNSFSIGMEVLDSFDPINVSECMEQTKSLKENCKPGMWSPDSIGYVWNNTWNLASCNLSHFHIETQMNVCLKGKLIYILGDSTTRQWMEYFIKNIKTLKSVDLHGFGKLRRQLAVDLERNIFIQWQRHGYPLVGSNSYSAKENEYLAHVIDRIAGDKNTIIVFSLGQHFRFFPIEIFIRRAINVHNAIERLFQRSPETRVILKSENIREMNNDPERLSDFHGYIQSLLLKYIFQDLHVDVIDAWNMTIAYGTNDVHPPEYVVENQINMFLNHIC, encoded by the exons GTCATGTGGCAGGATTTTAAACCTGACTCTTTGGAAACTACTGTTCATAGTGATGTTTGTATTTACTGCACTGATTATTTTGAAAACTTCTAAAAACTTCTCAAAG TTCTGGTCTACTTCAAACCATCCCATCGTTGAATATTATTTGAATGCTTCCAGGAAACCCTTGTGTCCTAAACCATCAATCAGTCCAACAATCACtgacatgaaaattaaaaaaatcaagaaaaagctaGACCAACTCATACCACACAGGCCATTCTCTCATATCAACACCACTACGAGTGCAGTCCACAGTGTGGCCAAAATCATCAGTCCTAAGACTACTTACTGCAGAGGGGATCAGCTTGATATTCTCCTGGAGGTGAGAGACTACTTgggacaaagaaaagaatatggaGGGGACTTCCTAAGGGCCAGGATTTCCTCTCCGGATCTGAAGGCAGGAGCTTCTGGAACAGTGATTGACTTCAACAATGGCACCTATCTTGTCAGCTTCACTTTATTCTGGGTGGGCAGAATCTCTTTGTCTCTACTTCTTATACACCCTAGTGAAGGGGTGTCTGCCCtctggagagcaaggaatagGGGCTATGATAAGGTAACTTTCACAGGCCAATTTGCTAGTGATGCATTTGAGGTCTTCACTGAATGTGGCTTTGCTCTAAACACAAGTGCTGAACTGTGCCAGTACCTGGACCCTCGAGATCAGGAAGCCTTCTACTGTGTGAAACCTCCACAAGTGTCTTGTGATGCACTGACCCAGCTGAAATCTAAGAATAAGGAAGTTTCTTATCTTAGCAACCTAGAGAAAAGCCTCTTTAACAG ctTCAGCATAGGGATGGAGGTTTTGGACAGCTTTGATCCCATCAATGTCTCAGAGTGTATGg AGCAAACAAAATCATTGAAAGAGAATTGCAAACCTGGGATGTGGTCCCCAGACTCCATTGGCTATGTCTGGAATAACACATGGAATCTGGCCTCCTGCAATTTGTCTCATTTCCATATTGAGACCCAAATGAATGTTTGTTTGAAGGGAAAGCTCATTTATATCCTGGGAGACTCCACGACCCGTCAGTGGATGGAATACTTCATAAAGAACATCAAAA CACTGAAGTCTGTTGACCTTCATGGATTTGGGAAACTCCGTCGTCAACTTGCAGTGGACTTGGAAAGGAATATCTTCATTCAGTGGCAAAGACATGGCTACCCTTTGGTTGGCTCAAATAGCTATTCAGCAAAAGAGAATGAATACCTGGCCCATGTCATTGACAGAATAGCAGGGGATAAAAATACCATTATTGTCTTTTCTCTGGGCCAGCACTTTAGGTTTTTCCCTATTGAGATCTTCATTCGAAGGGCCATCAATGTCCATAATGCCATTGAACGTCTATTCCAAAGAAGCCCAGAGACAAGGGTGATTCTCAAGAGTGAAAATATAAGGGAAATGAATAATGACCCTGAGAGACTTAGTGACTTTCATGGCTATATTCAGTCTCTACTTTTGAAATACATCTTCCAGGATCTTCATGTGGATGTCATTGATGCCTGGAATATGACCATTGCCTATGGTACTAATGATGTCCATCCACCTGAATATGTGGTTGAGAATCAGATTAACATGTTCTTAAACCATATTTGCTAG